A genomic window from Lotus japonicus ecotype B-129 chromosome 1, LjGifu_v1.2 includes:
- the LOC130734483 gene encoding uncharacterized protein LOC130734483 isoform X1: MDSDSDHLENSDPGFVWDENSQLYFHASTGFYHDPNAGWYYSSSDGVYYKFEDGKYVPLGSNELVIEVLLHVTKDDCEETVQCKETTPENPQQICGNNNGDSTSFLEREFDTGQHTGTLVDEAFDDDAMNSMSSPACENPPPPPSEWLEDTLIELYLSGYNNTAVSAADTAAVPFETDSEYYSYHNTDEVEREWIPGPVDDNVIADNEGTVDESVAYSDTYELEEGEWIPDSEDENGIADRSPIDEGILLDEENWRAQYGQVTESGNDLVSEFSIVDLWDWEMVRGSKKDGKDNAARLVGRLVKQSAKPHPSIRSGRGKLRSAPICEVHLDLVRVKTGQVYKLRNPSASYVASISTYNSANPTKDWDFPQLSSNRNITRFSKSSEGTGTASTSDETPVEKDLSVLSTQLSASKQMIKQQYRDRAAERRILHGGFGVDPGQKNHAVRDDTTSSPDDYCPEEAASEALQMSFGAGSYARKLLENMGWKEGEGLGNSTKGLVEPIQPVGNIGSAGLGWPRRN; this comes from the exons TACTGGATTTTATCATGACCCTAATGCTGGCTGGTACTATAGCAGCAGCGACGGCGTTTATTACAAATTTGAGGATGGAAAATATGTGCCTTTAGGTTCCAATGAG TTGGTGATTGAAGTTCTTTTGCATGTTACGAAGGATGATTGTGAAGAAACAGTTCAGTGCAAGGAAACTACACCAGAAAATCCTCAGCAAATATGCGGTAACAACAATGGGGATTCCACTTCGTTCCTTGAAAGGGAATTTGATACTGGCCAACACACAGGAACCTTGGTTGATGAAGCATTTGATG ATGATGCCATGAATTCCATGAGCAGTCCAGCTTGTGAAAATCCCCCTCCACCACCATCAGAATG GTTAGAGGACACGCTTATTGAACTTTACTTATCTGGCTACAACAACACAGCAGTTAGTGCAGCTGATACAGCAGCAGTGCCCTTCGAAACAGACAGTGAATATTACT CTTACCACAATACTGATGAAGTGGAAAGGGAGTGGATCCCGGGCCCAGTGGATGATAATGTCATAGCTGATAATGAAGGTACTGTAGATGAAAGTGTAGCTTACAGTGATACTTATGAATTGGAAGAAGGTGAGTGGATCCCAGACTCAGAGGACGAAAATGGCATAGCTGATAGAAGTCCTATTGATGAAG GTATCTTGTTGGATGAAGAGAATTGGCGTGCTCAATATGGTCAGGTGACTGAATCAGGGAATGATCTGGTTTCAGAGTTTTCAATTGTGGACTTATGGGATTGGGAAATGGTTAGAGGATCCAAAAAAGATGGAAAGGATAATGCAGCAAGGTTGGTCGGAAGACTAGTGAAACAATCTGCAAAGCCACATCCATCCATCCGTTCTGGCAGAGGGAAGTTAAGATCTGCTCCTATCTGTGAAGTACATCTCGATCTGGTACGAGTCAAAACAG GTCAAGTGTACAAATTGCGAAATCCTAGTGCTAGCTATGTGGCTTCAATCTCAACTTATAATTCTGCCAATCCAACAAAAGATTGGGATTTTCCTCAGCTATCATCTAATAGAAATATCACTCGTTTCTCTAAGTCCAGTGAAGGTACTGGTACTGCTTCGACTTCAGATGAAACTCCTGTAGAGAAGGATTTGTCTGTGTTGTCAACTCAGCTCTCTGCATCCAAG CAAATGATAAAACAACAATACAGAGATAGAGCTGCTGAAAGAAGAATCTTGCATGGTGGCTTTGGTGTGGATCCAGGACAGAAGAATCACGCCGTTCGTGATGATACAACATCATCGCCTGATGATTACTGTCCAGAAGAAGCTGCATCAGAGGCATTGCAGATGTCATTTGGAGCCGGTAGTTATGCCAGGAAACTTTTAGAAAACATGGGTTGGAAGGAG GGAGAAGGGCTTGGGAATTCAACCAAGGGCTTGGTGGAACCTATTCAACCGGTTGGAAACATCGGCAGTGCAGGTTTGGGATGGCCTCGTCGAAATTGA
- the LOC130734483 gene encoding uncharacterized protein LOC130734483 isoform X2 codes for MDSDSDHLENSDPGFVWDENSQLYFHASTGFYHDPNAGWYYSSSDGVYYKFEDGKYVPLGSNEDDCEETVQCKETTPENPQQICGNNNGDSTSFLEREFDTGQHTGTLVDEAFDDDAMNSMSSPACENPPPPPSEWLEDTLIELYLSGYNNTAVSAADTAAVPFETDSEYYSYHNTDEVEREWIPGPVDDNVIADNEGTVDESVAYSDTYELEEGEWIPDSEDENGIADRSPIDEGILLDEENWRAQYGQVTESGNDLVSEFSIVDLWDWEMVRGSKKDGKDNAARLVGRLVKQSAKPHPSIRSGRGKLRSAPICEVHLDLVRVKTGQVYKLRNPSASYVASISTYNSANPTKDWDFPQLSSNRNITRFSKSSEGTGTASTSDETPVEKDLSVLSTQLSASKQMIKQQYRDRAAERRILHGGFGVDPGQKNHAVRDDTTSSPDDYCPEEAASEALQMSFGAGSYARKLLENMGWKEGEGLGNSTKGLVEPIQPVGNIGSAGLGWPRRN; via the exons TACTGGATTTTATCATGACCCTAATGCTGGCTGGTACTATAGCAGCAGCGACGGCGTTTATTACAAATTTGAGGATGGAAAATATGTGCCTTTAGGTTCCAATGAG GATGATTGTGAAGAAACAGTTCAGTGCAAGGAAACTACACCAGAAAATCCTCAGCAAATATGCGGTAACAACAATGGGGATTCCACTTCGTTCCTTGAAAGGGAATTTGATACTGGCCAACACACAGGAACCTTGGTTGATGAAGCATTTGATG ATGATGCCATGAATTCCATGAGCAGTCCAGCTTGTGAAAATCCCCCTCCACCACCATCAGAATG GTTAGAGGACACGCTTATTGAACTTTACTTATCTGGCTACAACAACACAGCAGTTAGTGCAGCTGATACAGCAGCAGTGCCCTTCGAAACAGACAGTGAATATTACT CTTACCACAATACTGATGAAGTGGAAAGGGAGTGGATCCCGGGCCCAGTGGATGATAATGTCATAGCTGATAATGAAGGTACTGTAGATGAAAGTGTAGCTTACAGTGATACTTATGAATTGGAAGAAGGTGAGTGGATCCCAGACTCAGAGGACGAAAATGGCATAGCTGATAGAAGTCCTATTGATGAAG GTATCTTGTTGGATGAAGAGAATTGGCGTGCTCAATATGGTCAGGTGACTGAATCAGGGAATGATCTGGTTTCAGAGTTTTCAATTGTGGACTTATGGGATTGGGAAATGGTTAGAGGATCCAAAAAAGATGGAAAGGATAATGCAGCAAGGTTGGTCGGAAGACTAGTGAAACAATCTGCAAAGCCACATCCATCCATCCGTTCTGGCAGAGGGAAGTTAAGATCTGCTCCTATCTGTGAAGTACATCTCGATCTGGTACGAGTCAAAACAG GTCAAGTGTACAAATTGCGAAATCCTAGTGCTAGCTATGTGGCTTCAATCTCAACTTATAATTCTGCCAATCCAACAAAAGATTGGGATTTTCCTCAGCTATCATCTAATAGAAATATCACTCGTTTCTCTAAGTCCAGTGAAGGTACTGGTACTGCTTCGACTTCAGATGAAACTCCTGTAGAGAAGGATTTGTCTGTGTTGTCAACTCAGCTCTCTGCATCCAAG CAAATGATAAAACAACAATACAGAGATAGAGCTGCTGAAAGAAGAATCTTGCATGGTGGCTTTGGTGTGGATCCAGGACAGAAGAATCACGCCGTTCGTGATGATACAACATCATCGCCTGATGATTACTGTCCAGAAGAAGCTGCATCAGAGGCATTGCAGATGTCATTTGGAGCCGGTAGTTATGCCAGGAAACTTTTAGAAAACATGGGTTGGAAGGAG GGAGAAGGGCTTGGGAATTCAACCAAGGGCTTGGTGGAACCTATTCAACCGGTTGGAAACATCGGCAGTGCAGGTTTGGGATGGCCTCGTCGAAATTGA
- the LOC130734484 gene encoding FKBP12-interacting protein of 37 kDa-like, which produces MASPAHFDDDFDFGGEIGGRLSGSKRPSPDYDDDDYDNDPFAPKKAKSKAEETTSGVTTGMILSLRESLQSCKDTLATCQNELESAKSEIQGWHSSIQNESVVPTGTTPEPKMLIKYLQELKSSEVSFKEELEKAKKKESAFIVTFAKREQEIAELKSAVRDLKAQLKPPSMQARRLLLDPAVHEEFRRLKNLVEEKDKKVKELQDNIAAVSFTPQSKMGKMLMAKCRTLQEENEEIGNQASEGKIHELTMKLALQKSQCAQFRSQFEGLQKHMEGLTNDVERSNEMILMLQEKLEEKDEEIQRMKLEQQKNTTADGRSDALKMNGGDEKPVDDEKSVEAAN; this is translated from the exons ATGGCTTCCCCTGCACATTTCGACGAT GACTTCGATTTCGGAGGCGAAATTGGCGGAAGGCTTTCAG GTAGTAAGAGGCCATCTCCGGATTacgatgatgatgattatgACAATGATCCTTTTGCACCCAAGAAG GCAAAATCAAAAGCTGAAGAAACTACCTCTGGTGTAACAACAGGAATGATCTTGTCACTTCGTGAGAG TCTTCAGAGCTGTAAGGATACGCTTGCAACATGCCAA AATGAACTGGAGTCTGCAAAATCTGAGATCCAGGGTTGGCATTCTTCAATTCAAAATGAGTCTGTTGTACCTACTGGGACCACTCCAG AGCCCAAAATGTTGATTAAATATCTTCAGGAGCTAAAATCCTCTGAAGTGTCTTTTAAAGAAGAG CTTGAAAAAGCGAAGAAAAAAGAATCAGCATTCATTGTAACATTTGCAAAACGGGAACAAGAGATAGCGGAGTTGAAG TCTGCTGTGCGGGATCTGAAAGCCCAACTCAAGCCGCCATCGATGCAG GCAAGGAGGTTGTTACTAGATCCAGCTGTTCATGAAGAGTTCAGACGTCTAAAG AACTTAGTGGAGGAAAAAGACAAAAAAGTAAAGGAGTTGCAAGATAACATTGCCGCTGTAAGTTTTACTCCCCAAAGCAAGATGGGGAAGATGCTGATGGCCAAATGCAGAACCTTGCAGGAGGAAAATGAGGAAATCGGAAACCAAGCTTCTGAGGGAAAG ATTCATGAGTTGACAATGAAACTTGCTTTGCAGAAGTCCCAATGTGCACAATTTAGAAGTCAATTTGAAG GGTTGCAGAAGCACATGGAAGGTCTGACAAATGATGTGGAAAGATCCAATGAAATG ATTCTTATGTTGCAAGAAAAATTAGAAGAGAAGGATGAGGAGATCCAAAGAATGAAACTTGAGCAACAGAAAAACACGACGGCAGATGGAAGGTCAGATGCCCTTAAAATGAATGGCGGTGATGAGAAGCCTGTGGATGATGAGAAGTCTGTGGAAGCTGCCAACTAA